One Thermodesulfobium sp. 4217-1 DNA segment encodes these proteins:
- a CDS encoding sulfide-dependent adenosine diphosphate thiazole synthase, which yields MMAKHFLNPVTDVQVSKLILKHYYESITDALNSDVIIVGAGPSGLTAARELGNSGYKVVIMERKLSPGGGTWGGSMSFNKVIIQKDLKDLLNDLQLPFVEDEDALVVDSCLFASQLISQALKAPNVKLFNLMTVVDLEYINNAITGVVVNNTGIEIAGLHVDPMVFQTKAVLDSTGHDAIAANIYSKRVQIPLKKEHFMNAIQGEEDTVNNTKMLANGLFVSGMAANNVDGGSRMGPIFGGMIKSGLKASKLIMEYIKTV from the coding sequence ATGATGGCAAAACACTTTCTTAATCCTGTAACAGACGTACAAGTCAGCAAATTAATTCTAAAGCACTACTACGAGAGCATTACTGATGCGCTTAATTCTGACGTTATAATCGTAGGGGCAGGCCCATCTGGGTTGACTGCTGCAAGGGAGCTTGGAAATTCAGGTTATAAGGTAGTAATTATGGAAAGAAAGCTCTCCCCCGGCGGCGGCACCTGGGGCGGCTCGATGTCTTTTAATAAAGTCATAATACAAAAAGATTTAAAGGACTTATTAAACGATCTGCAACTGCCCTTTGTGGAAGATGAGGATGCCCTTGTGGTAGACTCTTGTCTATTTGCAAGTCAGCTGATCTCTCAAGCTCTGAAAGCACCAAACGTAAAGCTTTTCAATCTAATGACAGTTGTAGATTTAGAGTATATAAATAACGCAATTACAGGTGTAGTGGTAAACAATACAGGGATAGAAATAGCAGGACTTCATGTCGACCCAATGGTGTTTCAGACAAAGGCAGTTCTGGACTCCACAGGCCACGATGCCATAGCTGCAAACATCTATTCAAAGAGAGTGCAGATTCCTCTTAAAAAAGAGCATTTTATGAATGCAATTCAGGGGGAAGAAGATACCGTAAACAATACAAAAATGTTAGCAAACGGTTTATTTGTCTCTGGAATGGCAGCCAACAACGTTGACGGCGGCAGCAGAATGGGGCCAATATTTGGCGGGATGATAAAATCTGGTCTTAAGGCTTCCAAATTAATAATGGAGTATATAAAAACTGTTTAG
- a CDS encoding NFACT RNA binding domain-containing protein: protein MGKQVSKLLFYKDCFTLNLWDKEEGSTFFLVSLINNIPFIGLSKEKNVKFESHKHPFYDFLNKHLPGSEITDITINRFDKVLKISFSNDFPIGKFPKVDIVLELITNKTNAIALVDNVIKTSYKEIIPDDPLKRKILSGIEYQYPDKSKRLEPREITSELLSEFGVEKTLSEKTFGFPKNVIDEVKDWTPQRVLHWIDSDFENLYPKVVDNELILSLDNEENSFLETIYALGTNKIIKLNEDKRRREIESERKKKVTYLQKKLDNVKKDLEKNLQWEELQSRATNILSNLNRVEIINNQYVLDGLAIGDSNTTPGKIASDLFERAKKMKSALSKIEKMIRFLEDEITKAKSENLTPAKPDKKREERNKKEREKTKDYIKIDFDDYTIALVGKNANSNINLIKISNPNDWWFHVRNYSGSYLILKTTKKELNQADIKKASQICAHFSKGKKEKEVEVIYTQVKYLTKAKGKSNGMIFYRNEKTIFVSPEKEKDL, encoded by the coding sequence ATCGGAAAACAAGTTAGCAAACTGCTTTTCTACAAAGATTGTTTTACGTTAAATCTCTGGGATAAGGAAGAGGGTTCTACCTTCTTCCTTGTATCACTAATAAACAACATTCCATTCATTGGCCTTTCAAAAGAAAAGAATGTAAAATTCGAATCGCACAAACACCCCTTTTATGACTTTTTGAACAAACACCTGCCAGGATCAGAAATAACTGACATCACAATCAATAGATTTGACAAGGTATTGAAAATTTCTTTCTCAAACGATTTCCCAATTGGCAAATTTCCCAAGGTAGACATCGTTCTGGAGCTTATTACGAATAAAACCAATGCAATTGCATTGGTAGACAATGTGATCAAAACGTCTTACAAGGAGATAATTCCAGACGATCCTCTAAAAAGAAAGATACTCTCTGGAATAGAGTATCAATATCCAGACAAGTCAAAAAGGCTTGAGCCAAGAGAAATCACATCAGAGCTCCTGTCAGAATTTGGCGTTGAAAAGACCCTATCGGAAAAAACCTTTGGCTTTCCAAAGAACGTTATAGATGAAGTAAAAGATTGGACTCCTCAGAGAGTCCTTCATTGGATAGATAGCGACTTCGAGAATCTTTACCCGAAAGTGGTCGACAATGAATTAATTTTGTCTTTAGATAACGAAGAGAATTCATTCCTTGAAACTATATATGCCCTTGGCACAAACAAGATTATCAAACTAAACGAAGATAAAAGAAGAAGAGAAATTGAGTCAGAAAGAAAGAAAAAGGTCACATATTTACAAAAAAAACTCGATAATGTAAAAAAAGACCTTGAAAAAAATTTACAGTGGGAAGAGCTCCAATCACGGGCGACAAACATTTTAAGCAATTTAAATAGAGTAGAAATTATTAACAACCAATATGTACTCGACGGATTGGCTATCGGAGATTCGAACACTACCCCAGGCAAAATAGCAAGCGATCTGTTTGAAAGGGCAAAGAAGATGAAGAGCGCCCTTTCAAAGATTGAAAAGATGATACGATTTTTAGAAGATGAGATTACAAAAGCTAAATCAGAAAATTTAACGCCTGCCAAACCAGACAAGAAGAGAGAAGAGAGAAACAAGAAAGAAAGAGAGAAGACAAAGGATTATATAAAAATAGACTTTGATGACTACACCATTGCATTGGTCGGCAAAAATGCCAATTCCAATATAAATTTAATAAAGATTTCAAATCCAAATGACTGGTGGTTTCATGTTAGAAATTATTCTGGCAGTTATTTGATTTTAAAAACTACAAAAAAAGAGCTAAACCAGGCTGATATTAAAAAAGCTTCACAGATATGCGCTCATTTTTCAAAAGGAAAGAAAGAAAAAGAAGTAGAGGTAATCTATACCCAGGTAAAATACCTCACAAAGGCCAAAGGTAAGAGCAATGGGATGATTTTTTACAGAAATGAAAAAACAATTTTCGTCTCTCCAGAAAAAGAAAAAGACCTATAA